A genomic segment from Streptomyces sp. NBC_01233 encodes:
- a CDS encoding solute symporter family protein: MTTEHQTLALILFSVFIAVTLGITTWVSRNRHGSAEEFYAGGRLFSPMENGFAIAGDYMSAASFLGISGLIALFGYDGMLYSVGFLVAWLVVLFLVAELVRNCGRFTLADVVAARMSERPVRIAAGTSSVVVSVLYLVAQMVGAGSLVGLLLGSSSAAARTLTVIGVGALMVVYVSFGGMRATTWIQIVKAVLLMGGAVTLTVLVLLRFHGNFDQLLTSAADRSGHGSKFLGPGLKYGGDWTSRVDFMSLGLALVLGTAGLPHILSRFYTVPTARAARRSVVWAIALIGGFYLMTIVLGFGAAALVGPDEVRASNASGNTAVPLLAAFLGGGAGSTGGAVLFAFVAAIAFATILAVVAGITLASSASVAHDLYASLKRRRAKQRSEVAVARVAAVGIGAVAIALGLLAQDLNVAFLVGLAFAVAASANLPVLLYSLFWRGFTTRGAVWSVYGGLVPAVLLVLVSPVVSGSAESLFPGVDFQYFPLQNPGIVSIPLGFLAGWLGTVTSGEEPDEAKHAQTEVRSLTGAGAV; the protein is encoded by the coding sequence GTGACCACCGAGCACCAGACCCTCGCGCTGATCCTGTTCAGCGTCTTCATCGCGGTGACCCTGGGCATCACCACCTGGGTCAGCCGGAACCGGCACGGGTCGGCCGAGGAGTTCTACGCGGGCGGGCGGTTGTTCTCCCCGATGGAGAACGGTTTCGCCATCGCCGGCGACTACATGTCCGCCGCCTCCTTCCTCGGCATCTCCGGTCTGATCGCCCTCTTCGGCTACGACGGCATGCTCTACTCCGTGGGATTCCTCGTCGCCTGGCTGGTGGTCCTGTTCCTGGTCGCCGAACTGGTCCGCAACTGCGGGCGCTTCACCCTCGCCGACGTGGTCGCCGCGCGGATGAGCGAGCGTCCGGTGCGGATCGCGGCCGGCACCTCCTCGGTCGTCGTCTCCGTGCTCTACCTCGTCGCGCAGATGGTCGGCGCGGGCAGCCTGGTGGGCCTGCTGCTCGGCAGTTCGAGCGCAGCGGCCCGGACCCTGACCGTGATCGGGGTGGGCGCACTGATGGTGGTCTACGTGTCCTTCGGCGGGATGCGGGCCACCACCTGGATCCAGATCGTCAAGGCCGTCCTGCTGATGGGCGGGGCGGTCACCCTGACCGTGCTCGTGCTGCTGCGCTTCCACGGGAACTTCGACCAGCTGCTCACCAGCGCCGCCGACCGCAGCGGGCACGGGTCCAAGTTCCTCGGCCCCGGCCTCAAGTACGGTGGCGACTGGACCTCGCGCGTCGACTTCATGAGCCTCGGCCTCGCGCTGGTCCTCGGGACCGCCGGGCTGCCGCACATCTTGTCGCGCTTCTACACGGTGCCCACGGCGCGTGCGGCGCGCCGGTCGGTGGTGTGGGCGATCGCGCTGATCGGCGGCTTCTACCTGATGACCATCGTGCTCGGTTTCGGGGCGGCGGCGCTGGTGGGCCCGGACGAGGTGCGGGCTTCCAACGCCTCCGGGAACACGGCCGTTCCGCTGCTCGCGGCCTTCCTCGGCGGGGGCGCGGGATCCACCGGAGGCGCGGTGCTGTTCGCCTTCGTGGCCGCCATCGCCTTCGCCACCATCCTGGCCGTGGTGGCCGGCATCACCCTGGCCTCTTCGGCCTCCGTCGCGCACGACCTGTACGCATCCCTCAAGCGGCGCCGGGCCAAGCAGCGCAGCGAGGTCGCGGTGGCCCGGGTCGCGGCCGTCGGCATCGGGGCGGTGGCGATCGCGCTCGGGCTGCTCGCCCAGGACCTCAATGTGGCGTTCCTGGTGGGACTGGCCTTCGCGGTGGCGGCCTCGGCGAACCTTCCGGTGCTGCTGTACTCGCTCTTCTGGCGCGGCTTCACCACGCGGGGAGCCGTCTGGTCGGTGTACGGGGGCCTGGTTCCGGCGGTGCTGCTGGTACTGGTCTCGCCGGTGGTGTCGGGCAGTGCGGAGTCCCTCTTCCCGGGTGTCGACTTCCAGTACTTCCCGCTGCAGAACCCGGGCATCGTCTCGATCCCGCTGGGGTTCCTGGCGGGCTGGCTGGGCACGGTCACCTCGGGCGAGGAGCCGGACGAGGCGAAGCACGCTCAGACGGAGGTCCGCTCCCTCACCGGCGCCGGAGCGGTCTGA
- a CDS encoding response regulator encodes MNETPIHVLVVDDDMRVARINAAYVAKVPGFRVTAQAHSAAEALEFLTSQVVDLVLLDHYLPDENGLDLVRRLRQLGHQTDVIMVTAARDLATVQAAMRLGALQYLVKPFTFAGLRTRLEAYGALRRTLETGGEAEQAEVDRIFGALAAAGPANELPKGHSPTTAELVRQVLRSAEGPLSTQQIADRAGISRQTAQRYVKLLERTARVTLALRYGETGRPEHRYTWLPSEGPA; translated from the coding sequence ATGAACGAGACCCCGATCCACGTATTGGTCGTCGACGACGACATGCGTGTTGCCCGGATCAACGCGGCGTACGTGGCGAAGGTTCCCGGTTTCCGCGTCACGGCGCAGGCCCATTCGGCGGCCGAGGCACTGGAGTTCCTCACCTCGCAGGTGGTGGACCTGGTCCTCCTGGACCACTACCTCCCCGACGAGAACGGCCTGGACCTGGTCCGGCGCCTGCGCCAGCTCGGCCACCAGACCGATGTGATCATGGTCACGGCCGCCCGCGATCTCGCCACCGTGCAGGCCGCGATGCGTCTCGGGGCCCTCCAGTACCTGGTCAAACCCTTCACCTTCGCCGGACTGCGCACCCGACTGGAGGCGTACGGGGCCCTGCGCCGCACCCTGGAGACGGGCGGCGAGGCCGAACAGGCCGAGGTGGACCGGATCTTCGGCGCCCTCGCCGCCGCGGGACCCGCGAACGAGCTCCCCAAGGGTCACTCGCCCACCACGGCGGAACTGGTCCGCCAGGTCCTGCGCTCCGCGGAGGGCCCCTTGTCCACCCAGCAGATAGCCGACCGCGCGGGCATCAGCCGCCAGACCGCCCAGCGCTACGTGAAGCTGCTCGAACGCACCGCCCGCGTGACCCTGGCCCTGCGCTACGGCGAGACCGGCCGACCGGAGCACCGCTACACCTGGCTGCCGTCGGAGGGGCCGGCCTGA
- a CDS encoding sensor histidine kinase, whose product MSARRLGLPRRAVSQILLTQLAIAAGVAVLATGLFLAPLSAQLDDQAMRRALAIAQSAAADPSLAADLLDSGASPDSPVQSSAERIRRATGAEYVVVLDLDGIRRSHPSPDRIGLPVSTDPSAALAGRDVMEIDEGTLGRSARGKVPLVAADGEIVGAVSVGIAYDSVRDRLIGAVPGLLAYAGGALAAGALAAYLLSRRIQRQTRDLAFSDISGLLAEREAMLHSIREGVIALDRRGRVRLVNDEAARLLGLAPDSTGTLAGRPLDDVLGAGRTADVLSGRVTGRDLLTVQGPRVLVANRMPTEDGGAVATLRDRTELERLGRELDSTRGLIDALRAQDHEHANRLHTLLGLLELGLHEEAVEFVTEVADVHRTTSEQVTEKVHDPLLAALLVGKATVAAERGVPLRLAEATLLPDRLVDPGGLVTIVGNLVDNALDAAAGSTAPLVEVELRAEGRTAVLRVRDSGPGVPAARREEIFTEGWSTKQPSAHRERGLGLALVRRLAERQGGSARAGEAADGGAEFSVVLPEALR is encoded by the coding sequence ATGAGCGCTCGGCGCCTCGGGCTGCCCAGACGGGCCGTCTCCCAGATCCTGCTGACCCAGCTGGCCATCGCCGCCGGGGTCGCCGTCCTGGCGACCGGACTCTTCCTGGCACCCCTGAGCGCGCAGCTCGACGACCAGGCGATGCGGCGCGCCCTCGCGATCGCGCAGAGCGCCGCGGCCGACCCCTCGCTGGCCGCCGACCTCCTGGACTCCGGGGCCTCGCCCGACAGCCCCGTACAGTCCTCGGCCGAGCGGATCCGCCGGGCGACCGGGGCCGAGTACGTGGTCGTCCTGGACCTGGACGGCATCCGCCGCTCGCACCCGAGCCCCGACCGGATCGGGCTGCCGGTCTCCACCGACCCGAGCGCCGCGCTGGCGGGCCGCGATGTCATGGAGATCGACGAGGGCACCCTGGGCCGCTCCGCCCGCGGCAAGGTCCCGCTCGTCGCGGCAGATGGCGAGATCGTCGGCGCCGTCTCGGTGGGCATCGCCTACGACAGCGTCCGTGACCGGCTGATCGGCGCCGTACCCGGCCTGCTCGCCTACGCGGGCGGCGCGCTGGCCGCGGGCGCCCTGGCCGCCTATCTGCTCTCCCGCCGGATCCAGCGCCAGACCCGGGACCTGGCCTTCTCCGACATCTCCGGCCTGCTCGCCGAGCGCGAGGCGATGCTGCACTCCATCCGAGAAGGAGTCATCGCCCTCGACCGCCGCGGCCGGGTCCGGCTCGTGAACGACGAGGCCGCCCGGCTGTTGGGCCTCGCCCCGGACTCCACCGGCACCCTGGCGGGACGCCCGCTGGACGACGTACTCGGCGCCGGCCGCACCGCCGACGTGCTGTCGGGCCGCGTCACCGGCCGGGACCTGCTCACCGTCCAGGGCCCGCGGGTCCTGGTCGCCAACCGCATGCCCACCGAGGACGGCGGCGCCGTCGCCACCCTGCGCGACCGTACCGAGCTGGAACGCCTCGGCCGCGAACTCGACTCCACCCGGGGCCTCATCGACGCCCTGCGCGCCCAGGACCACGAGCACGCCAACCGCCTCCACACCCTCCTCGGCCTGCTGGAACTGGGCCTGCACGAGGAGGCGGTGGAGTTCGTCACCGAGGTCGCCGACGTGCACCGCACGACCTCCGAACAGGTCACCGAGAAGGTCCACGACCCGCTGCTGGCCGCCCTTCTCGTGGGCAAGGCGACCGTCGCGGCGGAACGCGGCGTCCCCCTGCGGCTGGCCGAGGCCACCCTCCTCCCCGACCGCCTGGTGGACCCGGGCGGCCTCGTCACGATCGTGGGCAACCTGGTGGACAACGCCCTGGACGCCGCCGCCGGTTCGACGGCGCCCCTGGTCGAGGTGGAGCTGCGCGCGGAGGGCCGTACCGCCGTGCTGCGGGTGCGCGACAGCGGTCCCGGAGTGCCCGCCGCGCGCCGCGAGGAGATCTTCACCGAGGGCTGGTCGACCAAGCAGCCCAGCGCCCACCGCGAGCGCGGGCTGGGCCTCGCCCTCGTACGCCGCCTCGCGGAGCGGCAGGGCGGCAGTGCCCGGGCCGGTGAAGCAGCGGACGGAGGGGCGGAATTCTCCGTCGTGCTCCCGGAGGCCCTGCGATGA
- a CDS encoding citrate synthase, giving the protein MSDQTDGGRRLSTQEAAGVLGVKPATVYAYVSRGQLTSRRDPAGRGSTFDAAEVEALARRSRREAAAPAGELSVRTALTLIEPDRYYFRGVDAVALASEHRYEEVAEWLWTGHVVHGARFTAPPEALAAARRAVAALPAHGGPIDRLRVAVAAAAVADPLRFDLSEEAVLGSARSLIPTLVGALPPAGPAQWAGDGRIARQLWSRLTAREPDPDALAVLDLALALLVDHDLAASTLAVRVAASARAHPYAAVSAGLGALEGPLHGAAGRLAHRMLVEVLEQGGAAPVVAEYLRAGRRVPGLGHRLYRGEDPRARALFARLEGLEQAAPALGAAREVAAVMARQGGLHANVDLALAVLTVSCGMAAEAGETVFAVARTAGWMAHALEEYQERPLRMRPSGQYHGPRPPQPMP; this is encoded by the coding sequence ATGAGCGACCAGACGGACGGCGGGCGCAGGCTGAGCACACAGGAGGCGGCGGGGGTACTCGGCGTGAAACCGGCGACGGTGTACGCGTACGTCAGCCGGGGCCAGCTCACCAGCCGCCGCGATCCGGCCGGGCGGGGCAGCACCTTCGACGCGGCCGAGGTGGAGGCGCTGGCCCGGCGGAGCCGGCGCGAGGCGGCGGCGCCCGCCGGAGAACTTTCCGTCCGCACGGCGCTCACCCTCATCGAGCCCGACCGGTACTACTTCCGGGGCGTGGACGCCGTGGCGCTGGCCTCGGAGCACCGCTATGAGGAGGTCGCCGAGTGGCTCTGGACGGGGCACGTCGTGCACGGGGCACGGTTCACCGCTCCCCCGGAAGCCCTGGCCGCGGCCCGGCGGGCGGTGGCCGCACTGCCGGCCCACGGAGGCCCCATCGACCGGCTGCGGGTGGCGGTGGCCGCCGCCGCCGTGGCGGACCCGCTGCGCTTCGACCTGTCCGAGGAGGCGGTCCTCGGCTCCGCTCGCAGTCTGATTCCCACACTGGTGGGCGCACTCCCCCCGGCGGGCCCGGCCCAGTGGGCCGGTGACGGCCGGATCGCCCGGCAGTTGTGGTCGCGGCTGACGGCCCGGGAGCCGGACCCGGACGCCTTGGCCGTGCTGGACCTGGCGCTGGCGCTGCTGGTCGACCACGACCTGGCCGCCTCGACCCTGGCCGTACGGGTGGCCGCCTCGGCGCGGGCCCATCCGTACGCGGCGGTGTCCGCGGGGCTCGGCGCGCTCGAAGGACCCCTGCACGGCGCGGCCGGACGCCTCGCGCACCGGATGCTCGTGGAGGTGCTGGAACAGGGCGGGGCCGCGCCGGTGGTGGCGGAGTACCTTCGGGCCGGGCGCCGGGTCCCGGGGCTCGGACACCGCCTGTACCGGGGGGAGGACCCGCGTGCGCGGGCGCTGTTCGCCCGGCTGGAGGGGCTGGAACAGGCCGCTCCCGCCCTGGGTGCGGCGCGCGAGGTGGCCGCGGTGATGGCCAGGCAGGGCGGGCTGCACGCCAATGTGGACCTGGCACTGGCGGTGCTGACCGTGTCGTGCGGGATGGCCGCGGAGGCCGGGGAGACGGTCTTCGCCGTGGCCCGTACGGCGGGCTGGATGGCACACGCCCTGGAGGAGTACCAGGAGCGGCCGCTGCGGATGCGGCCGAGCGGGCAGTACCACGGCCCCCGCCCGCCCCAGCCGATGCCGTAA
- a CDS encoding citrate synthase — MNTTDSTIEGPRGLAGVVVTETGLGDVRGREGFYHYRQYSAVELAARRSFEDVWHLMFRGTLPADAAERAAFAAETAPLRHLPEEVRDALPGLARATRLSGPLAGLRTALSLLGASAGFRPVYDLDPTRRAADALAACAAVPTLLTALYRLGQGLEPVEPRDDLPYAANYLYMLTGREPGPTETRAVERYLISTVDHGFNASTFTARVIASTGADVAACLTGAIGALSGPLHGGAPSRALDTLDAIGTVDRIGPWIRERVLAGDRIMGFGHPVYRTEDPRSRMLREIALQFGGPLVDFAVEVERQVEEILAELKPGRELHTNVEFYAGVVMELCGLPREMFTPTFCAARVVGWSANVLEQAADSKIIRPAARYSGPTPPQPVPVID, encoded by the coding sequence ATGAACACCACCGACAGCACCATCGAAGGACCGCGCGGCCTCGCGGGGGTCGTGGTCACCGAAACCGGGCTGGGCGATGTCCGAGGCCGTGAGGGCTTCTACCACTACCGCCAGTACTCGGCCGTCGAACTCGCCGCCCGCCGCAGCTTCGAGGACGTCTGGCACCTGATGTTCCGCGGCACACTGCCCGCCGACGCCGCCGAGCGGGCCGCGTTCGCCGCCGAGACCGCCCCGCTGCGCCACCTGCCCGAGGAGGTCCGGGACGCGCTGCCGGGCCTGGCCCGGGCCACCCGGCTCTCCGGCCCGCTCGCCGGGCTGCGCACCGCACTCTCGCTGCTCGGAGCCTCCGCCGGCTTCCGCCCGGTGTACGACCTCGACCCCACCCGCCGGGCCGCCGACGCGCTGGCCGCGTGCGCCGCCGTACCGACCCTGCTCACCGCCCTGTACCGGTTGGGCCAGGGCCTGGAGCCCGTCGAGCCGCGCGACGACCTCCCGTACGCCGCCAACTACCTCTACATGCTGACCGGCCGGGAGCCCGGCCCGACCGAGACCCGCGCGGTCGAGCGGTACCTGATATCCACCGTCGACCACGGCTTCAACGCCTCGACCTTCACCGCCCGCGTGATCGCCTCCACCGGCGCCGACGTGGCCGCCTGCCTGACCGGCGCGATCGGCGCGCTCTCCGGACCGCTGCACGGCGGCGCCCCCAGTCGCGCCCTGGACACCCTCGACGCCATCGGCACCGTGGACCGGATCGGGCCGTGGATCCGCGAACGGGTCCTGGCGGGCGACCGGATCATGGGCTTCGGCCACCCCGTCTACCGCACCGAGGACCCCCGCTCACGCATGCTGCGCGAGATCGCCCTCCAGTTCGGCGGGCCCCTCGTGGACTTCGCCGTCGAGGTCGAGCGCCAGGTCGAGGAGATCCTCGCCGAGCTCAAGCCGGGCCGGGAGCTGCACACCAACGTGGAGTTCTACGCGGGCGTGGTCATGGAGCTGTGCGGGCTGCCGCGCGAGATGTTCACCCCGACCTTCTGCGCGGCCCGTGTGGTCGGCTGGAGTGCGAACGTCCTCGAACAGGCCGCCGATTCGAAGATCATCCGCCCTGCAGCCCGGTACAGCGGCCCCACCCCGCCCCAGCCGGTGCCGGTGATCGACTGA
- a CDS encoding CobW family GTP-binding protein yields MNSRQPLPVVVLAGFLGSGKTTVLNHLLAGRGGTRIGVVVNDFGSIEIDAMSVAGQVGDSMVSLGGGCLCCAVDGSELDAYLEKLSAPVHRIDVIVIEASGLAEPQEMIRMLMASENPAIRYGGLVQVVDAAEFDATRAVHPETDRHLAVADLVVLNKTDRVDPGERARIETELAGLCAPGTPVVGADHGRIDPELLFDRRPWTETRGQLSFEDLLAKADGHDHCTHAHAAYESTEFASDQALSPRRFIDFLDRRPAGLYRIKGFVWFGVPGHEEKYEVHAVGRFLRFAPQPWGRGEARLTQLVLIGSGTDGEALVRELEACREAAPQDASPESMWGVLRYVAEHRPAAHPEAGAEAEPESGLGAGAEVV; encoded by the coding sequence GTGAACAGCAGGCAGCCCCTCCCCGTCGTCGTCCTCGCCGGTTTCCTCGGATCCGGCAAGACCACCGTGCTGAACCACCTTCTCGCCGGTCGCGGAGGCACCCGGATCGGGGTCGTCGTGAACGACTTCGGATCGATCGAGATCGACGCGATGTCGGTGGCCGGCCAGGTCGGGGACTCGATGGTCTCCCTCGGCGGCGGCTGCCTCTGCTGCGCCGTCGACGGCAGCGAGCTGGACGCGTACCTGGAGAAGCTCTCGGCCCCCGTACACCGCATCGACGTGATCGTCATCGAGGCGAGCGGGCTGGCCGAGCCCCAGGAGATGATCCGGATGCTCATGGCCAGCGAGAACCCCGCCATCCGCTACGGCGGGCTGGTGCAGGTCGTGGACGCGGCCGAATTCGACGCGACACGGGCCGTGCACCCGGAGACCGACCGCCACCTCGCCGTCGCGGACCTGGTGGTGCTCAACAAGACCGACCGGGTCGACCCCGGCGAACGGGCCCGGATCGAGACGGAACTCGCCGGGCTCTGCGCGCCCGGCACCCCGGTCGTGGGCGCCGACCACGGGCGGATCGACCCCGAACTGCTCTTCGACCGGCGCCCCTGGACCGAGACCCGGGGCCAGCTCTCCTTCGAGGACCTCCTCGCGAAGGCCGACGGCCACGACCACTGCACCCACGCGCACGCCGCCTACGAGAGCACGGAGTTCGCCTCCGACCAGGCCCTCTCCCCGCGCCGGTTCATCGATTTCCTCGACCGGCGGCCCGCCGGGCTCTACCGGATCAAGGGCTTCGTGTGGTTCGGGGTCCCCGGTCACGAGGAGAAGTACGAGGTCCACGCGGTCGGCCGGTTCCTCCGCTTCGCCCCGCAGCCCTGGGGGCGGGGAGAAGCGCGCCTGACGCAGCTCGTCCTGATCGGCTCCGGCACCGACGGCGAGGCGCTGGTGCGGGAGTTGGAGGCCTGCCGCGAGGCGGCCCCGCAGGACGCATCCCCCGAGAGCATGTGGGGCGTGCTGCGGTACGTCGCCGAGCACCGGCCCGCGGCCCATCCCGAAGCCGGAGCCGAAGCAGAGCCGGAGTCCGGACTCGGGGCCGGGGCCGAGGTCGTCTGA
- a CDS encoding alpha/beta fold hydrolase produces the protein MTLDYDAAGDGPALVLLHSAVCDRRMWDPQWPALADAGYRVVRCDFRGFGQSPLPDRRHNDAEDVLDLLDTLGIEQAALIASSYGGRVAVEIAARRPDRVSAMALLCSGLPGHEPSDELRAFGEREDALIEAGDIAGAVELNVDTFLGPDAGETVRDEVREMQRRAFEVQLAAPEGAGRKNVDIDLSAVKAPGLALSGGLDLADFREIAARLPGLLADTRHVELPWAGHLPSLERPAAVTHLLIDFLHETVPAG, from the coding sequence ATGACTCTTGATTACGATGCGGCCGGCGACGGTCCCGCGCTGGTGCTGCTGCACTCCGCGGTGTGCGACCGGAGGATGTGGGACCCGCAGTGGCCGGCCCTGGCCGATGCCGGATACCGGGTGGTGCGTTGCGACTTCCGGGGCTTCGGCCAGAGCCCCCTGCCGGACCGGCGCCACAACGACGCAGAGGACGTACTGGACCTGCTGGACACCCTCGGCATCGAGCAGGCGGCCCTGATCGCCTCCTCGTACGGCGGACGAGTTGCCGTGGAGATCGCCGCACGCCGTCCGGACCGGGTCTCTGCCATGGCACTGTTGTGTTCCGGGCTGCCCGGACATGAACCCAGCGATGAGCTGCGCGCGTTCGGCGAGCGGGAGGACGCGCTGATCGAGGCGGGTGACATCGCGGGGGCCGTGGAACTGAACGTGGACACCTTCCTGGGGCCGGACGCCGGGGAGACGGTCCGGGACGAGGTGCGCGAGATGCAGAGGCGTGCCTTCGAGGTGCAACTGGCCGCCCCCGAGGGGGCCGGGCGGAAGAACGTGGACATCGACCTGTCAGCGGTCAAGGCGCCCGGTCTCGCGCTTTCGGGCGGCCTCGACCTGGCGGACTTCCGGGAGATCGCGGCCCGGCTGCCGGGGCTGCTCGCCGACACCCGGCACGTCGAACTGCCCTGGGCGGGCCATCTCCCCAGCCTGGAGCGGCCCGCCGCCGTGACGCACCTGCTGATCGACTTCCTGCATGAGACGGTTCCCGCCGGCTGA
- a CDS encoding restriction endonuclease: MSRRSGGVIGDWAEAQRRMQQTQLIQQRETERRQRAYERDVARGQREQQAAYRQHREAEARRRTEHIEAEVAALQGLLTAGCRAPAFRAAALVRSERLEPFAPGNLAHPLPMPHIEQFQQQNAGWTFGSNRRAQAEREAHARYTQAWQAAHAAETQRQQQLAAYRQQYDRWAAEQLAGIRAHNSGLTELAGALRTGDAEAVVEYFSAALYASTAWPEALPRQLAAAYDRRARELVLDWQLPGFQVVPEAKSVRYIPSTDQDKETARPVTQRRALYRDLLAQCVLLVVRDLYAADEFAVLDSVVVNGFVDDHDPVTGQEAQLVLATLSVARSAFAGLRLEQVSAVDCLVEGLRGQLSARPDQLTAVRPGRRPDEVGGGVVSHGGHAGGDQDEPDLFEMDPIAFENLVAELFRAMGMEALTTQRSGDGGVDIEANDPSPITGGRIVVQVKRYRNTVSPTAVRDLYGTVQDKGANKGVLVTTASFGPGSYTFANGKPLELVPGDKLVELLHQYGLRGRLGGVPAGIPAQRAPEPAPSPDHNVLGMSWSGRVALDVCALVCTGNRVLSEDHFVFFNNTRTPDGSVRARAHAAPDKAALEVSFDALPREADRLVLVAAVDPEADPHADLAGFTDARIRLLDASGAEAGQLEVSDGRAGETALVLGSFRRRSNGDWDFVIGGKGYRGGLEDLLREYGVEVA; this comes from the coding sequence ATGAGTCGTCGGTCGGGCGGAGTGATCGGGGACTGGGCCGAGGCCCAGCGCCGGATGCAGCAGACGCAGCTGATCCAGCAGCGCGAGACGGAACGCCGCCAGCGGGCGTACGAACGGGACGTGGCGCGGGGGCAGCGCGAACAGCAGGCCGCCTACCGCCAGCATCGCGAGGCCGAGGCTCGGCGGCGTACGGAGCACATCGAGGCGGAAGTCGCCGCACTGCAGGGCCTGCTGACCGCGGGCTGCCGGGCACCGGCGTTCCGTGCGGCCGCACTGGTCAGGTCCGAGCGGCTGGAACCCTTCGCCCCGGGGAACCTGGCGCATCCGCTGCCCATGCCGCACATCGAGCAGTTCCAGCAGCAGAACGCCGGCTGGACGTTCGGTTCGAACCGCCGGGCGCAGGCGGAACGCGAGGCGCACGCCCGCTACACCCAGGCCTGGCAGGCGGCACACGCCGCGGAGACGCAACGCCAGCAGCAGCTGGCGGCGTACCGGCAGCAGTACGACCGGTGGGCGGCGGAACAGCTCGCCGGGATCCGGGCGCACAACAGCGGGCTCACCGAGCTGGCCGGGGCACTGCGCACGGGCGACGCCGAGGCCGTGGTCGAGTACTTCTCGGCAGCCCTGTACGCCTCCACCGCCTGGCCCGAGGCGCTGCCGAGGCAGCTGGCGGCCGCGTACGACCGCCGCGCGCGCGAGCTGGTGCTGGACTGGCAGCTGCCCGGGTTCCAGGTGGTGCCGGAAGCCAAGTCGGTTCGGTACATTCCGAGTACGGACCAGGACAAGGAGACGGCCCGCCCGGTCACACAGCGGCGGGCGCTGTACCGGGACCTGCTGGCGCAGTGCGTGCTGCTGGTGGTGCGCGATCTGTACGCTGCAGACGAGTTCGCCGTGCTGGACTCGGTCGTGGTCAATGGCTTCGTGGACGACCACGACCCTGTGACGGGGCAGGAGGCGCAGCTCGTGCTCGCCACGCTGTCGGTGGCGCGGTCTGCCTTCGCAGGGCTGCGGCTTGAGCAGGTCAGCGCGGTGGACTGCCTGGTCGAGGGGTTGCGGGGGCAGCTGTCGGCGCGGCCCGACCAGCTGACCGCGGTACGCCCCGGGCGCAGGCCCGACGAGGTCGGCGGCGGGGTCGTCAGCCACGGCGGGCACGCGGGCGGCGACCAGGACGAGCCCGACCTGTTCGAGATGGACCCGATCGCCTTCGAGAACCTGGTGGCGGAGCTCTTCCGGGCGATGGGCATGGAGGCGCTGACCACCCAGCGGTCGGGCGACGGCGGGGTGGACATCGAGGCGAACGACCCGTCCCCGATCACGGGCGGGCGGATCGTGGTGCAGGTCAAGCGCTACCGGAACACGGTGTCGCCCACGGCGGTGCGGGATCTGTACGGCACGGTCCAGGACAAGGGGGCGAACAAGGGGGTGCTGGTCACCACCGCGTCCTTCGGGCCGGGTTCGTACACCTTTGCCAACGGCAAGCCGCTGGAGTTGGTTCCCGGCGACAAGCTCGTGGAGCTGCTGCACCAGTACGGGCTGCGCGGCCGGCTGGGCGGCGTCCCGGCGGGCATCCCGGCGCAGCGGGCACCCGAGCCCGCCCCTTCCCCGGACCACAACGTGCTCGGCATGTCCTGGTCCGGCCGGGTCGCGCTGGACGTGTGCGCGCTCGTCTGCACGGGCAACCGGGTGCTGAGCGAGGACCACTTCGTCTTCTTCAACAACACCCGGACCCCCGACGGTTCGGTACGGGCCCGCGCGCACGCGGCGCCCGACAAGGCCGCCCTCGAGGTCTCCTTCGACGCCCTGCCGCGCGAGGCCGACCGCCTCGTCCTCGTGGCCGCGGTCGACCCCGAGGCCGACCCGCACGCCGACCTGGCCGGCTTCACCGACGCCCGGATCCGGCTCCTCGACGCCTCCGGCGCGGAGGCCGGTCAGCTGGAGGTCTCCGACGGGCGGGCCGGCGAAACGGCGTTGGTGCTCGGCTCGTTCCGGCGCCGGTCGAACGGCGATTGGGACTTCGTGATCGGCGGCAAGGGCTACCGGGGCGGCCTGGAGGACCTGCTGCGCGAGTACGGCGTCGAGGTCGCCTAG